The Armatimonadota bacterium genome window below encodes:
- a CDS encoding type IV pilus twitching motility protein PilT encodes MIAEPNIALAELHLDDLLSYAIQHRASDLHLTANLPPMVRVDGRLQRSPWDHLRPNDIQRLLYDILTGEQIQRFEATNELDFSYWIGEEARFRGNMYRQRGSVGAALRAIPVKIPSMTELHLPRILEDLASLPSGLVLITGPTGSGKSTTLACLIDMINSDRDCHVMTVEDPIEYIHKHRKSMVNQRELGTDTNSFGNALRAALREDPDVLLIGEMRDLETIQTALTMAETGHLVFATLHTRSAAQTIDRIVDVFPSHQQSQIRTQLASGLEAVVGQQLCSKVGGGRVAACEVMMASSAVRNLIREGKSFQIPSVIETSSRVGMQTMDKALSELYRSGQITLDEAMSRTLDRDALKRLLGGGMY; translated from the coding sequence ATGATCGCCGAACCGAATATCGCGCTCGCGGAACTACACCTGGACGACTTGCTGTCATACGCCATCCAGCATCGCGCCAGCGACCTTCACCTGACGGCAAACCTGCCGCCGATGGTTCGCGTTGACGGCAGATTACAGCGCTCCCCGTGGGACCACCTGCGGCCGAACGATATCCAGCGGCTGCTGTACGACATTCTGACGGGCGAGCAGATCCAGCGTTTCGAAGCGACTAACGAGCTCGATTTCTCCTACTGGATCGGAGAAGAGGCGCGTTTTCGCGGGAACATGTACCGGCAAAGGGGCTCGGTTGGCGCCGCTCTCCGCGCGATCCCGGTGAAGATTCCCTCGATGACCGAGCTGCATCTGCCCCGCATTCTGGAGGACCTGGCGAGCCTCCCAAGCGGACTGGTGCTGATTACGGGGCCAACGGGAAGCGGCAAATCCACCACCCTCGCCTGTTTGATCGACATGATCAACTCAGACCGCGATTGCCACGTGATGACGGTTGAAGACCCGATCGAATATATCCACAAGCACCGCAAGAGCATGGTGAACCAGCGCGAACTTGGCACCGACACGAACTCGTTCGGCAACGCCCTCCGCGCCGCCTTGCGCGAAGACCCGGACGTTCTCCTCATCGGCGAAATGCGAGACCTTGAGACGATTCAGACCGCGCTCACCATGGCGGAAACAGGGCACCTCGTCTTCGCAACACTGCACACACGAAGCGCGGCACAGACAATCGACCGAATCGTTGACGTCTTTCCGTCTCATCAGCAGTCTCAGATCCGGACGCAACTCGCATCCGGTCTGGAAGCGGTTGTGGGCCAGCAGTTGTGCTCCAAAGTGGGCGGCGGGCGCGTGGCCGCGTGCGAGGTTATGATGGCCTCCAGCGCGGTGCGCAACCTGATCCGCGAGGGGAAGTCGTTCCAGATCCCGAGCGTCATCGAGACGAGTTCGCGCGTGGGGATGCAGACGATGGATAAAGCGCTTTCGGAATTGTATCGCTCCGGCCAGATCACTCTGGATGAAGCGATGAGCCGCACCCTGGACCGGGACGCGTTGAAACGCCTGCTCGGCGGCGGGATGTACTGA
- a CDS encoding alpha-glucosidase/alpha-galactosidase, translating to MMKTAFIGAGSVVFSRNLILDILSWPELRESTLSFMDIDAERLSVIESLARRVVADNNLPTKIEATTDCRKALEGADYVIVMIQVGGLAPFEHDIAIPLKYGIDQSVGDTLGPGGVFRGLRTVPVLVDIAREMEELCPNAIMLQYSNPMAINCWGVTKATSIRTVGLCHSVQGTAEQLAGYLGLDSSKVSYWCAGINHMAWYLKYEYDGRDAYPIIRKGMEDPEVFAKDKTRFEVLRHFDYYVTESTHHMSEYVPYFRKRKDLIEQFATPRWDYLDLCRDGWQPHYDQVKRQAAGEEPVEIKRSLEYASVIIRASETNIPARINGNVPNAGLIKNLPDGCCVEVPILVDKAGLHPCFVGDLPNQLAALNRSNINVQALAVEAALEGNARKAFQAIALDPLTAAMLDLRQIQSMVDELFAAHEAWLPQFQG from the coding sequence ATTATGAAAACCGCATTCATCGGCGCGGGAAGCGTGGTCTTCTCGCGCAACCTGATCCTGGATATCCTCTCGTGGCCCGAACTGCGTGAGTCGACGCTGTCGTTCATGGACATCGATGCGGAGCGCCTCAGCGTCATCGAATCGCTCGCACGGCGTGTCGTCGCGGACAACAATCTGCCCACGAAAATCGAAGCCACAACGGACTGCCGCAAGGCGCTCGAAGGCGCAGACTATGTAATCGTGATGATCCAGGTTGGCGGGCTCGCGCCATTTGAGCACGATATCGCGATTCCGCTGAAGTACGGCATCGACCAGAGCGTTGGCGATACCCTCGGACCCGGCGGCGTGTTTCGCGGACTGCGGACCGTGCCGGTTCTGGTGGACATCGCGCGGGAAATGGAGGAGCTCTGCCCCAATGCGATCATGCTCCAGTACAGCAATCCGATGGCGATCAACTGCTGGGGCGTCACCAAAGCGACGTCCATCCGGACCGTTGGCCTGTGCCACAGCGTGCAGGGCACCGCGGAGCAGTTGGCGGGCTACCTGGGCCTGGATTCCAGCAAGGTTTCCTACTGGTGCGCCGGCATCAACCACATGGCCTGGTACCTGAAATACGAGTACGACGGGCGTGACGCCTATCCGATCATTCGGAAGGGGATGGAAGACCCGGAGGTTTTCGCGAAGGACAAGACACGCTTCGAGGTTCTGCGCCACTTCGATTACTACGTCACCGAGAGCACGCATCACATGAGCGAGTACGTGCCGTATTTCCGCAAGCGCAAGGACCTCATCGAGCAGTTCGCCACCCCGCGCTGGGACTACCTGGACCTCTGCCGCGACGGATGGCAGCCGCACTACGACCAGGTGAAGCGCCAGGCCGCGGGCGAGGAGCCTGTGGAGATCAAACGCTCACTCGAATACGCCAGCGTGATCATCCGCGCCAGCGAAACGAATATACCGGCGCGCATCAACGGAAACGTGCCGAATGCAGGCCTCATCAAGAACCTACCCGACGGATGCTGCGTCGAGGTGCCCATTCTGGTAGATAAGGCGGGACTGCACCCGTGTTTCGTGGGAGATCTGCCGAACCAGTTGGCTGCGCTGAACCGCTCCAACATCAATGTGCAGGCGCTGGCTGTTGAGGCGGCGCTGGAGGGCAACGCCCGGAAGGCATTCCAGGCCATCGCGCTCGATCCGCTCACCGCCGCGATGCTGGACCTCCGTCAGATCCAGAGCATGGTGGATGAGTTGTTCGCAGCGCACGAGGCCTGGCTGCCGCAATTCCAGGGGTGA
- the ppdK gene encoding pyruvate, phosphate dikinase, with translation MSKKQVYLFKEGNASMRDLLGGKGANLAEMTNIGLPVPAGFTITTEACNEYTKLGRLPDGLWDDVMKALAVIEKDMGKKLGDAKNPLLVSVRSGAKFSMPGMMDTVLNLGLNEDSLKGIIAATGNERFAYDAYRRFLMMFSDIVLSSDYPKLAKHHFEVIFDALKAKTGAQVDTEVDAAGLKDLCELYKKYFKDVTGDDFPTNPLTQLELAVVAVFKSWNNERAVIYRNREKIAHDLGTAVNIQSMVFGNMGDDCGTGVAFTRNAANGENKLFGEFLKNAQGEDVVAGVRTPEEIAELESEFPAIYKQFADIARNLELHYHDMQDIEFTIEKGRLFILQCRSGKRTGVAAVKIAIDQVNEGLITKEQALVRVPPEALEQLLHPRIKSAKGIKEIAKGLNAGPGGASGHVALDAATAIAYAAEGKKVILVRKETNPDDLGGMLASKGVLTSLGGRTSHAALIARQYGIPTVCGCGAVKIDETARQFTANGVVVKEGDIITLDGTLGLVYNTELETEPATMTGDFGTFMGWCDEYRKLGVRANADTPEHALDAIALGAEGIGLCRTEHMFLGDRAALVQDMILAEDDAGRQTAIDKLLPLQREDFEGIFRAMNGKPVTIRLIDPPLHEFLPHADTVKMEMRQMMDSNASGTAMAKASKLLAAVEDMHEQNPMLGLRGCRLSIYFPQIVNMQIAAIIGAACEVKKAGIDVHPEIMIPLIATVTELTYLKTQLIKVAKKTMKAEGIEVDYMIGTMIEIPRAALTADEIAKEAQFFSFGTNDLTQMGYGISRDDAGKFLPLYIDKQIFKNDPTDTIDQKGIGRLMKICVEDAKKVNPKIKLGICGEHGGEPDSVKFCHKLGLTYVSCSPKRIPVARLAAAQAAIEEKGNSASRDK, from the coding sequence ATGTCTAAGAAGCAAGTTTATCTTTTCAAAGAGGGCAACGCCTCGATGCGTGACCTCCTCGGAGGCAAGGGCGCCAACCTGGCCGAAATGACCAATATCGGCCTGCCGGTGCCCGCCGGATTTACGATCACAACCGAAGCCTGCAACGAGTACACGAAGCTCGGGCGCTTGCCCGACGGACTGTGGGACGACGTTATGAAGGCGCTTGCCGTCATCGAGAAGGACATGGGCAAGAAGCTGGGTGACGCGAAAAACCCGCTTCTGGTGTCCGTCCGCTCCGGCGCCAAGTTCTCCATGCCGGGAATGATGGATACCGTCCTCAACCTCGGCCTGAACGAAGACTCCCTCAAGGGCATCATCGCCGCAACCGGCAACGAGCGATTCGCTTACGACGCGTATCGCCGCTTCCTCATGATGTTCAGCGACATCGTCCTTTCCAGCGACTATCCCAAGCTCGCCAAACACCATTTCGAAGTCATCTTCGACGCCCTGAAAGCCAAGACCGGCGCCCAGGTGGATACCGAAGTTGACGCGGCCGGCCTGAAGGATCTGTGTGAGCTCTACAAGAAGTACTTCAAGGACGTGACGGGCGATGACTTCCCGACGAACCCGCTCACGCAGTTGGAACTCGCGGTAGTCGCCGTGTTCAAGTCCTGGAACAACGAGCGCGCCGTCATCTACCGCAACCGCGAGAAGATCGCCCACGACCTGGGCACCGCCGTGAACATCCAGTCCATGGTCTTTGGAAATATGGGCGATGACTGCGGCACGGGCGTGGCCTTCACCCGCAACGCCGCCAACGGCGAGAACAAGCTGTTCGGCGAGTTCCTGAAGAACGCCCAGGGCGAGGACGTGGTCGCCGGCGTGCGGACCCCGGAAGAAATCGCCGAGCTCGAGAGTGAGTTCCCCGCCATCTACAAGCAGTTCGCGGACATCGCGCGCAACCTCGAGCTTCATTACCACGACATGCAGGACATCGAGTTCACCATCGAGAAGGGTCGTCTCTTCATCCTGCAGTGCCGCTCCGGCAAGCGCACGGGCGTTGCCGCGGTGAAGATCGCCATCGATCAGGTGAACGAAGGCCTCATCACGAAGGAACAGGCCCTGGTCCGCGTTCCGCCGGAAGCCCTCGAGCAGTTGCTCCACCCGCGCATCAAAAGCGCGAAGGGCATCAAGGAAATCGCCAAGGGCCTGAACGCCGGCCCCGGCGGCGCCTCCGGCCACGTGGCCCTGGACGCCGCAACCGCCATCGCCTACGCGGCCGAAGGCAAGAAAGTCATCCTCGTCCGCAAGGAGACCAACCCGGACGACCTGGGTGGAATGCTCGCGTCCAAGGGCGTCCTCACCAGCCTCGGCGGCCGCACGAGCCACGCGGCTCTTATAGCCCGCCAGTACGGAATCCCCACGGTCTGCGGCTGCGGCGCGGTGAAGATCGACGAAACCGCCCGCCAGTTCACGGCTAACGGCGTGGTTGTGAAGGAAGGCGACATCATCACGCTTGACGGCACGCTCGGCCTGGTGTACAACACCGAACTGGAAACCGAACCCGCCACGATGACCGGTGATTTCGGCACCTTCATGGGCTGGTGCGACGAGTATCGCAAGCTTGGCGTTCGCGCCAACGCCGATACGCCGGAGCACGCTCTGGACGCCATCGCCCTGGGCGCCGAAGGCATCGGCCTTTGCCGCACGGAGCATATGTTCCTTGGAGACCGCGCCGCTCTCGTGCAGGACATGATCCTCGCCGAAGATGACGCCGGCCGCCAGACCGCCATCGACAAGCTCCTCCCGCTTCAGCGCGAGGATTTCGAAGGCATCTTCCGCGCCATGAACGGCAAGCCGGTTACCATCCGTCTCATCGACCCGCCGCTTCACGAGTTCCTCCCCCACGCCGACACCGTGAAGATGGAAATGCGCCAGATGATGGACAGCAATGCCAGCGGAACCGCTATGGCCAAGGCCAGCAAACTTCTGGCCGCTGTTGAAGACATGCACGAGCAGAACCCAATGCTGGGCCTGCGCGGCTGCCGCCTGAGCATCTACTTCCCGCAGATCGTGAACATGCAGATCGCCGCCATCATCGGCGCGGCCTGCGAGGTCAAGAAGGCCGGTATCGACGTTCATCCCGAGATCATGATCCCGCTGATCGCCACCGTGACCGAGTTGACCTACCTCAAGACCCAGCTCATCAAGGTCGCGAAGAAGACCATGAAGGCGGAGGGCATTGAGGTCGACTACATGATCGGCACGATGATCGAGATCCCGCGCGCCGCCCTGACCGCGGACGAGATCGCCAAGGAAGCCCAGTTCTTCTCCTTCGGCACCAACGACCTGACGCAGATGGGCTACGGCATCTCACGCGACGACGCCGGCAAGTTCCTGCCGCTGTACATCGACAAGCAGATCTTTAAGAACGACCCGACCGACACCATCGACCAGAAGGGCATCGGCCGCCTGATGAAGATCTGCGTTGAAGACGCCAAGAAGGTGAACCCGAAGATCAAGCTCGGTATCTGCGGCGAGCACGGCGGCGAGCCGGACAGCGTGAAGTTCTGCCACAAGCTGGGCCTCACCTACGTCTCTTGCTCCCCGAAGCGCATCCCGGTAGCCCGCCTCGCGGCGGCCCAGGCGGCGATCGAGGAAAAGGGCAACAGCGCCTCGCGCGACAAGTAG
- a CDS encoding ABC transporter permease gives MKDFFSDWFYLSVRSTKQIWRPMLALLPSLFMPLFFFAVNAASLQAFAQVKGFPHVSYKQFIAPVAIFTAVFFAAGNAGIELVQDITNGYFKKLLIMPIHRLAIVLGRLTEVAIQATLQGAIVVVLLLAIGVKFNTGFLGIVAIFAMLILFAMAWSCISMIAALRTQNARLVQSMFILVFPFLYITTSQAPKQLLPKTFALLAGYNPVTYVIEGVRALVLSNWANPAIWEGFVASSVLFVVFVSLTVTSFQKALR, from the coding sequence ATGAAAGATTTCTTTTCCGACTGGTTCTACCTGTCTGTGCGCAGTACAAAGCAGATCTGGCGGCCGATGCTGGCGTTGCTGCCGTCGCTCTTCATGCCGCTCTTCTTCTTCGCTGTAAATGCGGCGTCGCTGCAGGCGTTCGCGCAGGTGAAGGGCTTTCCCCACGTCTCCTACAAGCAGTTCATTGCGCCGGTTGCCATATTCACGGCCGTCTTCTTCGCTGCGGGCAATGCGGGAATCGAACTCGTGCAGGACATCACCAATGGGTACTTCAAAAAACTGCTGATCATGCCCATCCATCGCCTCGCCATCGTCCTCGGCCGGCTGACCGAGGTGGCGATACAGGCGACCTTACAGGGAGCGATTGTGGTGGTCCTTCTGCTGGCGATCGGCGTGAAGTTCAACACCGGTTTTCTTGGGATCGTGGCGATCTTCGCAATGCTCATTTTGTTCGCCATGGCGTGGAGTTGCATCAGTATGATCGCGGCGCTGCGGACCCAGAACGCCCGGCTCGTGCAGTCCATGTTCATCCTCGTATTCCCGTTCCTGTACATCACCACCTCCCAGGCGCCGAAGCAGCTACTGCCGAAGACGTTCGCGCTTCTGGCAGGCTACAACCCCGTGACGTACGTCATTGAGGGGGTTCGCGCGCTGGTGCTGTCGAACTGGGCGAACCCGGCCATCTGGGAGGGCTTCGTGGCATCGTCGGTGCTCTTCGTGGTCTTCGTCTCGCTCACGGTCACGTCGTTCCAGAAGGCGCTTCGGTAG
- a CDS encoding ABC transporter ATP-binding protein: MSSQIIEVQDLVKVYPTGTRAVDGVSFSVERGEFFGFLGPNGAGKSTTMNMLVNLVKKTSGRIVIDGFDLSEHPNEIYKRVGFAMQEVGLDETATAEEMLRLHGRLYHMPPHEIDAQIRKLLKLVELEKVSKRFASTYSGGMRRRFDLALSLIHNPQVLFLDEPTTGLDPHARQLIWGHLRQLNRDGMTIFLTTHFMEEAEALCDRIAIMDQGRIVTEGTLQHLLAEHNASSLEDVFLKTTGSNLADEEVNANAPDPYARAR, from the coding sequence ATGAGTTCTCAGATCATCGAAGTCCAGGACCTGGTGAAGGTCTATCCCACAGGTACGCGTGCCGTGGACGGGGTGTCATTTTCCGTGGAGCGCGGTGAGTTCTTCGGTTTCCTGGGCCCAAACGGCGCCGGCAAGTCCACCACGATGAACATGCTCGTCAACCTCGTCAAAAAGACGAGCGGACGCATTGTCATCGATGGTTTCGACCTCAGCGAACACCCGAACGAGATCTATAAGCGCGTCGGCTTCGCGATGCAGGAAGTGGGGCTCGACGAAACCGCGACCGCGGAGGAGATGCTCCGGCTTCATGGCCGCCTCTACCACATGCCGCCGCATGAGATCGACGCCCAGATACGCAAACTCCTCAAACTCGTTGAGCTTGAGAAGGTGTCCAAGCGCTTCGCATCAACGTATTCGGGGGGAATGCGCCGCCGATTCGACCTGGCCCTGTCGCTCATACACAATCCGCAAGTCCTGTTTCTCGACGAGCCGACAACCGGCCTCGACCCGCATGCGCGCCAACTGATCTGGGGCCACCTGCGCCAGTTGAATCGCGACGGTATGACCATCTTTCTGACGACCCACTTTATGGAGGAGGCCGAGGCGCTTTGTGACCGCATCGCGATCATGGACCAGGGCCGCATCGTCACGGAAGGCACCCTCCAGCACCTGCTGGCAGAGCATAACGCGAGCAGCCTCGAAGACGTCTTCCTGAAGACGACGGGAAGCAACCTGGCGGACGAAGAGGTCAATGCGAACGCTCCGGACCCGTATGCGCGCGCCCGGTAA
- a CDS encoding alpha-galactosidase produces the protein MKRTAAILTLALVTLLAGRADSAPASTAKRAEQTFTLRRGDICLEYDLHTGIASLSSSQVGRIARFYGAARVGGRYLTSKDYRVRMAATNGPETVVTLTASGLPTMRQRFTLRDGRSVLLRIELAGVGLRSNWMAPLVDDTPGALELARHIDVRALQVPFDNDKWARYDASPWKSGGVSYEVCAFYDNASRNGIVVGSVTHDTWKTAVAFSGSGSRLNDLRVFGGVADGGTHDVEPHGAVAGNRILSPKVLVGFYSDWRAGMEDFAAANAAEAPARKWTGGVPFGWNSWGKVQAGLNYAKAAGTSDYLARRLQPLGFNNRGATYVNLDSYWDNLSDAELKQFTTHVHSNGQKAGIYWSPFIYWGKNLSQRVEGTKYVYSDIVTRTKAGSPISMDGGMALDPTHPGTRGRIDHFIDRFKTLGFDYIKLDFLTHGALEGGSANGVHFDRSVQTGIQAYNSGMRYLLNRIGWTMFVSESIAPLFPYRYAHARRVSCDSFGGIGETEYVMNSAAYGWWMSGRLYAYNDPDHLVLEGHSAAENRSRVTSGAVAGTVFLIGDDLTKPEGQRLAETWFSNPAINAVARLGRPFRPLEGNTGSKAPDVLTLESRAAHYLAIFNFDGKDGATKRVDLARAGLLRGPYQVTDLWSGRTWRASGTTVIALDPAESTILRLEPAGRSARN, from the coding sequence ATGAAGCGGACCGCAGCCATTTTGACGCTGGCGCTGGTGACGCTCCTCGCGGGGCGCGCCGATTCCGCGCCGGCATCCACCGCGAAACGGGCAGAGCAAACTTTCACGCTTCGCCGCGGAGATATCTGCCTTGAGTACGATCTCCACACAGGTATAGCGAGTCTCTCCTCGAGCCAGGTGGGCAGGATAGCGCGTTTCTACGGCGCCGCCCGAGTGGGGGGCCGTTACCTCACCAGCAAGGACTACAGGGTCCGGATGGCGGCCACCAACGGCCCGGAAACGGTTGTAACGCTCACGGCGAGCGGGTTGCCGACCATGAGGCAGCGGTTCACCCTGCGCGATGGTCGTTCGGTCCTCCTGCGTATTGAACTCGCCGGCGTGGGACTGCGCTCCAACTGGATGGCCCCGCTGGTGGACGACACGCCCGGCGCGCTGGAGCTCGCTCGACATATCGATGTGCGAGCGCTGCAGGTGCCGTTCGACAATGACAAGTGGGCTCGCTACGATGCATCGCCATGGAAATCCGGCGGCGTCAGCTACGAGGTCTGCGCGTTCTACGATAACGCCAGCCGGAACGGCATCGTGGTGGGTTCCGTGACGCACGATACCTGGAAAACCGCCGTCGCCTTTTCCGGCAGCGGCAGCCGGCTGAACGATCTCAGGGTCTTTGGCGGCGTGGCGGACGGCGGGACGCACGACGTGGAACCGCACGGCGCCGTGGCGGGGAACCGCATACTCTCGCCGAAGGTCCTTGTGGGGTTCTATTCGGACTGGCGCGCCGGTATGGAGGATTTCGCGGCGGCGAACGCCGCCGAGGCGCCGGCGCGGAAATGGACGGGCGGCGTGCCGTTCGGTTGGAACAGTTGGGGCAAGGTGCAGGCTGGCCTCAACTACGCCAAAGCGGCCGGGACATCCGATTACCTCGCGCGGCGCCTCCAGCCCCTCGGTTTCAACAACCGGGGAGCCACATACGTCAATCTCGATTCGTACTGGGACAACCTGAGCGATGCGGAGTTGAAGCAGTTCACAACCCACGTACATTCGAACGGCCAGAAGGCGGGAATCTACTGGTCGCCCTTCATCTACTGGGGCAAAAACCTCTCGCAACGCGTCGAGGGCACGAAGTACGTGTACAGCGACATCGTGACGCGGACCAAGGCGGGCTCACCCATTTCCATGGATGGCGGCATGGCGCTCGATCCGACCCACCCCGGGACACGCGGCCGCATCGACCACTTCATCGACCGGTTCAAGACCCTCGGTTTCGACTACATCAAGCTCGATTTTCTCACCCACGGCGCGCTTGAAGGCGGCTCGGCGAACGGCGTTCATTTCGACAGGTCCGTCCAGACCGGAATCCAGGCGTACAACAGCGGCATGCGCTACCTGTTGAACCGGATCGGGTGGACGATGTTCGTCAGCGAGTCGATTGCGCCGCTGTTCCCATACCGGTACGCTCACGCCCGGCGCGTGTCCTGCGACAGTTTCGGCGGCATCGGCGAGACGGAATACGTGATGAATTCGGCGGCGTACGGCTGGTGGATGAGCGGACGCCTTTACGCGTATAACGATCCCGACCACCTCGTTCTGGAGGGGCATAGCGCCGCTGAAAACCGGAGCCGCGTGACGTCCGGAGCCGTCGCCGGAACGGTCTTCCTGATAGGCGACGATCTCACAAAGCCGGAAGGACAGCGCCTGGCGGAAACCTGGTTCTCGAATCCCGCGATCAATGCCGTCGCGCGCCTCGGCCGCCCGTTTCGACCGTTGGAGGGGAACACGGGCAGCAAGGCGCCGGACGTCCTGACGCTCGAATCCCGCGCTGCCCACTACCTCGCAATCTTCAATTTCGACGGCAAGGACGGAGCCACGAAGCGTGTGGATTTAGCCCGCGCGGGGCTGCTCCGCGGTCCGTACCAGGTCACGGACCTGTGGAGCGGACGCACCTGGCGTGCCTCTGGAACCACGGTGATCGCTCTGGATCCGGCAGAGAGCACCATACTCAGACTGGAGCCTGCTGGGCGCTCCGCAAGGAACTAA
- a CDS encoding serine hydrolase domain-containing protein encodes MRLSLVCAGAFVFAGIALAAANCRADKVDDYVRAEMKGRHIPGVSIAVIRNDRIAKVAGYGFANLEQNTSVTPDTVFQIQSMTKSFTAAGLLMLVEDGRVSVNDPISRYLDGVPAAWKDITVRHLLTHTSGIKDYINEPTQSLRLDVDDEDVLKAAAARPLNFTPGDRYQYSNTNYLLVGMIIRKVTGKPYGDWLRERIFEPLGMTETSIYSWSEIVPHRSAGYKMEGIRWVNGDYIAPTVLGYPGGGILSTVRDLAKWDIALSKGHLLRTETRKEMWTPARLNDGTMSHYGYGWDIGSMAGHSYQDHNGSHSSGFGSTILRFPEDHLSVIVLCNLAGADTFSIARGIAARYIPDLAPLSRTP; translated from the coding sequence ATGCGCCTGTCCCTCGTTTGTGCCGGAGCGTTCGTTTTCGCGGGGATCGCGCTTGCCGCCGCCAATTGCCGCGCCGACAAGGTGGACGATTATGTCCGCGCCGAGATGAAGGGCCGCCACATTCCCGGCGTCTCCATCGCCGTTATCCGGAACGACAGGATAGCGAAAGTCGCCGGCTACGGCTTCGCCAACCTGGAGCAGAATACCTCTGTTACACCCGACACGGTGTTTCAAATCCAGTCCATGACCAAGTCCTTCACCGCGGCCGGCCTGCTCATGCTCGTGGAGGATGGCCGGGTCTCGGTGAACGATCCGATCTCCAGGTACCTCGATGGCGTTCCGGCGGCATGGAAGGACATCACCGTTCGCCACCTGCTCACGCATACTTCCGGCATCAAGGACTACATCAACGAGCCCACCCAGAGCCTGCGCCTCGACGTTGACGACGAGGATGTGCTGAAAGCGGCGGCGGCCCGGCCCCTCAACTTCACGCCCGGCGACCGGTATCAGTACAGCAATACCAACTACCTGCTCGTCGGCATGATCATCCGCAAAGTCACCGGCAAGCCTTACGGGGACTGGCTGCGCGAGCGCATCTTCGAGCCGTTGGGAATGACTGAGACCAGCATCTATTCGTGGTCGGAAATTGTGCCGCACCGCTCTGCGGGTTACAAGATGGAGGGCATACGCTGGGTGAACGGTGACTACATAGCGCCGACGGTGCTGGGCTACCCCGGCGGGGGGATTCTCTCGACCGTTCGCGACCTGGCGAAATGGGACATCGCCCTTTCCAAAGGCCACCTGCTGCGAACGGAGACCCGCAAGGAGATGTGGACCCCGGCGCGCCTCAACGACGGAACGATGAGCCACTACGGATACGGCTGGGACATCGGAAGCATGGCAGGCCACTCCTACCAGGATCACAACGGATCGCATTCGTCCGGGTTTGGTTCGACGATCCTCCGGTTCCCCGAAGATCATCTCAGTGTCATCGTGCTCTGCAACCTGGCCGGCGCCGACACGTTCTCGATCGCGCGCGGGATTGCCGCAAGGTACATCCCTGACCTTGCGCCCCTTTCCCGAACCCCATGA